A part of Paenibacillus sp. sptzw28 genomic DNA contains:
- a CDS encoding stalk domain-containing protein: MYSNIRKSRFAAGILAAALLGGSMNSAAAASDAHGGTKMTGPSAYNLLQPVLPAYSTQAEDTSKTLHIVAVGDSLTVGYENGMSAQSVPYGYAERVYEQALYHGRAEMENYGVLGLKSGGLQNWLDAAERGTSVTADGVQPNLSKYPLAEDTIAKSADLRTALEQAGLVVMTIGGNDFLTLFDELKGRSMSPGEIKTWIDSMMVTYKSSLEASVRAIAAINSKTQIVFADQYLPVPKPSKLNKAVTEEQYAVLQAAIKQLRDLNESVAAEFRGQGFTVKAVDVSEPFAGKELAYTTILQGDIHPKQAGYEQIGKAFALGIWGEHREPAALSQGVPLRVIVNGKQVSGTNKPVLKNNTTYLPMRDIANALNAGLSWDGKTQTATIRANGKQVSFTIGAKSMKVNGEDVPLDTPAYLEKSGGSSVTYLPLAALSKGLGYQVVYRKPIQTVFINS; this comes from the coding sequence TTGTATAGCAACATAAGGAAATCGCGATTTGCGGCCGGTATACTGGCTGCGGCCCTGCTTGGCGGGAGCATGAATTCCGCAGCGGCTGCCTCGGATGCCCACGGCGGAACGAAAATGACCGGTCCATCCGCATATAATCTGCTTCAGCCGGTTCTCCCGGCTTATTCGACGCAGGCTGAGGACACAAGCAAAACACTGCATATCGTTGCGGTCGGCGATTCACTCACAGTTGGCTATGAGAACGGAATGAGCGCGCAATCGGTCCCGTACGGGTACGCTGAACGCGTATATGAGCAGGCGCTTTACCACGGGCGCGCGGAGATGGAGAACTACGGGGTGCTCGGCTTGAAATCGGGCGGACTTCAGAATTGGCTGGATGCGGCGGAGAGAGGGACTAGCGTGACTGCCGATGGGGTGCAGCCCAATCTATCGAAATACCCGCTTGCCGAGGATACGATTGCCAAATCAGCCGATCTGCGCACGGCTCTGGAGCAGGCGGGTCTCGTCGTGATGACAATAGGCGGGAACGATTTTTTGACCTTATTCGATGAGTTGAAGGGCCGTTCAATGTCGCCGGGCGAGATCAAGACATGGATCGATTCGATGATGGTTACGTACAAATCTTCGTTGGAAGCTTCGGTACGCGCTATAGCGGCTATAAATTCGAAGACTCAAATCGTATTTGCCGACCAATACCTTCCGGTTCCAAAGCCTTCGAAGCTGAATAAAGCGGTGACGGAAGAACAGTATGCAGTGCTTCAGGCGGCGATAAAACAGCTTCGCGATTTGAATGAATCGGTCGCTGCCGAGTTCCGCGGACAAGGGTTTACCGTTAAAGCGGTCGATGTATCGGAGCCATTCGCGGGCAAGGAGCTTGCCTATACCACCATCCTGCAGGGAGATATTCACCCGAAGCAGGCGGGCTACGAGCAGATCGGCAAGGCGTTCGCCCTTGGCATCTGGGGCGAGCACCGTGAGCCGGCGGCGCTTTCGCAAGGCGTTCCGCTCCGCGTCATTGTAAACGGCAAACAAGTGAGCGGCACGAACAAGCCCGTGCTCAAAAACAACACGACCTATTTGCCGATGCGCGATATCGCTAATGCCTTGAACGCCGGACTTTCATGGGACGGAAAGACGCAAACCGCAACAATCCGGGCGAACGGCAAGCAAGTCTCCTTCACCATCGGAGCCAAATCAATGAAAGTGAACGGCGAGGACGTTCCCCTGGATACGCCGGCGTACCTGGAGAAATCCGGCGGTTCCTCCGTGACCTATTTGCCGCTTGCGGCCTTGTCCAAAGGGCTCGGCTATCAAGTGGTTTACCGGAAACCGATTCAGACCGTCTTTATCAACTCTTAG
- the pyrE gene encoding orotate phosphoribosyltransferase encodes MEREILAKEIYAVSHMTGTFTLRSGQVSHEYFDKYRFESDPRLLGAIAWELSTRIPVGTEVLAGLEMGAIPLAAALSMETNIPSAFVRKKAKEYGTCKLAEGADIAGKRVCVIEDVVTSGGQIIMSVSELREAGAIVEDVICVILRSPEGRKRLEEIGLRLHALYTMEELTELGRQS; translated from the coding sequence ATGGAACGTGAAATATTGGCAAAGGAAATTTATGCGGTTTCACATATGACAGGTACGTTTACGCTGCGTTCCGGACAAGTGTCACATGAATATTTCGATAAATACAGGTTTGAATCGGACCCCCGGCTGCTGGGCGCGATCGCATGGGAGCTTTCCACTCGCATACCGGTTGGCACGGAGGTGCTTGCCGGCCTTGAAATGGGCGCCATTCCGCTCGCCGCTGCATTATCCATGGAGACGAACATTCCTTCGGCGTTCGTGCGCAAGAAAGCGAAGGAATACGGTACTTGCAAGCTGGCGGAAGGAGCCGACATCGCGGGGAAGCGGGTATGCGTGATCGAGGATGTAGTCACGTCCGGAGGTCAAATCATTATGAGCGTCAGTGAATTGCGCGAGGCGGGAGCGATAGTGGAAGACGTGATCTGCGTTATCCTTAGAAGCCCGGAAGGACGCAAGCGATTGGAGGAAATCGGTCTGCGGCTGCATGCTTTGTATACGATGGAGGAGCTTACCGAGCTGGGGCGGCAGTCCTAG
- a CDS encoding kinase-associated lipoprotein B: MMQVRETFVPETGTLVAMRYKTGEYVGEVMEASGPRALVKVLSVLKHPEQGDLHNPYNPDVPMFHERRALSYTEKANIPLGDMEPYRGEVKPYKESLQEALAAEMEALDRLKRWAERGLSQLEQLEREYK; encoded by the coding sequence ATGATGCAGGTTCGTGAAACTTTTGTACCGGAAACAGGTACTCTCGTAGCCATGCGCTACAAAACCGGCGAGTATGTAGGCGAAGTAATGGAAGCCTCGGGTCCTCGCGCACTGGTGAAGGTATTATCCGTTCTCAAGCACCCCGAGCAAGGAGATTTGCACAACCCGTATAACCCCGATGTGCCTATGTTTCATGAACGAAGGGCGCTGAGCTACACTGAGAAAGCCAATATTCCGCTCGGCGATATGGAGCCTTACCGGGGTGAAGTGAAACCGTACAAAGAGTCTCTCCAGGAGGCGTTGGCCGCCGAGATGGAAGCACTGGACCGTTTGAAAAGATGGGCCGAGCGAGGGTTGTCGCAGCTGGAGCAGCTGGAGCGCGAATATAAGTAA